The Bacteroides ovatus genomic interval CCACGCGTAACCGCATGAAAGATAAGCGTACCAATACCTGCTGTAAACAGAGCTGTAGAAGGGTCAAGCCCTACCAATAACGGTACGAGTACCGTAGCACCGAAAGCTACAAACAAGAATTGTACCCCCACCACCCCTTTCCTCAAAGGTGTAAGATTATTTGAATCCATAAGTATAATGTAGATTATTCTTTGCAAAATTAGTCTTTTTAGACAATTTAACTCCCTTTTTTCACAAAAATACATCCAAAAAGAGTTTTTATTTGTTGTTAATAATGTGTAACTTCGCACGGTGAGAATTAATACGACAATTTTATAACTTTATAATATATTGCCTATGATATTTACAGCAGAAAACACCCTACTTATCGGTTCTATCTTACTTTTCGTCAGCATCGTTGTTGGAAAAACCGGATACCGCTTTGGAGTACCTACCTTATTATTGTTCCTCGTAGTAGGAATGTTGTTTGGAAGTGACGGCCTCGGCCTGCAGTTCCACGACGCGAAAGACGCCCAATTTATCGGTATGGTGGCCCTTAGTATTATCCTTTTCTCGGGAGGTATGGATACGAAATTCAGAGAAATCAAACCTATTCTAGGTCCCGGTATCGTGCTTTCCACTGTCGGAGTACTACTTACAGCTCTTTTCACCGGACTCTTTATCTGGTGGATATCAGGTATGAGCTGGTCAAATATTTATTTACCTATCACTACTTCCCTGCTTTTGGCCTCCACCATGTCATCTACGGATTCGGCTTCGGTGTTCGCCATTCTCCGTTCACAGAAGATGAACTTGAAACACAACCTTCGTCCCATGCTGGAACTGGAGAGCGGAAGTAATGACCCGATGGCCTATATGCTTACCATTGTCCTGATACAGTTTATTCAATCGTCAGGTATGGGAGTCGGAGCTATCGTAGGCTCTTTCGTCATCCAGTTTATCGTCGGCGCGGCTGCCGGATATGTACTTGGAAAGCTAGCTATCCGGATGTTAAATAAGCTCAATATTGATAATCAAGCCTTGTATCCCATCTTATTACTGGCATTTGTGTTTTTCACTTTCTCCATCACCGATTTACTGAAAGGTAACGGATACCTTGCCGTATATATCGCCGGTATCATGGTGGGAAACAATAAAATCATGCACCGTAAGGATATCTACACCTTTATGGACGGACTGACCTGGTTGTCGCAAATCATCATGTTCCTTTGCCTGGGATTGCTTGTCAACCCGCACGAAATGCTCGAAGTAGCTGCCGTGGCATTGTTGATTGGTGTTTTCATGATTATTATCGGGCGCCCGTTAAGCGTGTTCCTTTGTCTGCTTCCATTCCGGAAAATCACGATGAAATCACGTATTTTCGTATCTTGGGTAGGATTACGCGGTGCAGTTCCTATCATCTTTGCTACCTATCCGGTAGTGGCGGGCGTAGAAGGTTCGAACCTCATTTTCAACATTGTATTCTTTATTACCATTGTCTCATTGGTCGTACAGGGAACAACCATTTCTTTCGTCGCCCGGATTTTGAATCTTTCCAAACCGCTGGAAAAAACCGGTAACGACTTCGGAGTGGAACTTCCGGAAGAAATAGACTCTGATCTTAGTGACATGACTATCACCAAAAGTATGCTGGAAGAAGCAGACACATTGAAAGATATGAATCTTCCGAAAGGCACGCTGGTAATGATCGTGAAGCGCGGAGATGAGTTCCTGATTCCCAACGGAACACTGAAACTGCACGAAGGAGATAAACTATTACTTATTTCCGAAAAATCCAAAGAAGAAGATACTGATTCAGAATAACATCTGAAAAGAGTTATTCAGTACACTATAACTGATTCGTCTCCACGCATGAAACCTCTTGCCTTTGCAAGATATTCGTTTCATCTTCATGCGTGGAGACGAAATGTTTTATATAGGCCAATGAACTAGTTCTAAGGAAGAAACACGAATGACCTTTATCCGGCTGATAAAATTGTTCGCTCCCCCTCCGTTAATTAACCGTAAAACTTGAATTTAAAATTCGGTTTACATCTACGAAGTATTAATTTTGCGCAGTTTTAAACTAAATGTGCAAAAATCGAATGGAACAAGAACATCAGTTCATTGATTATATTGAGCAAAGCATCATCAAAAACTGGGACAAAGATGCCTTAACTGACTATAAAGGAATTACCCTCCAATATAAGGATGTAGCGCGTAAAATCGCTAAATTTCACATCGTCTTGGAAAGTGCCGGCATCCAGCCGGGAGATAAAATAGCCGTTTGCGGACGTAACAGTGCTCACTGGGCAGTTACTTTCCTGGCGACTATCACTTACGGAGCTGTTATTGTTCCCATTTTGCATGAATTCAAGGCAGATAATATTCATAATATCGTCAACCATTCCGAAGCCAAATTACTTTTCGTCGGCGACCAGGCATGGGAGAACCTGAATGAAGATGCCATGCCTTTGTTAGAGGGCATCGCTTCGCTGGCTGATTTCTCGGCATTAGTGTCCCGAAACGAAAAACTCACTTACGCTTTTGAACACCGGAACGCTATTTACGGTCAACAGTATCCCAAGAACTTTCGCCCGGAACATATTTGTTACCGGAAAGATCGTCCGGAAGAACTAGCTATCATCAACTATACTTCCGGTACCACGGGTTACTCTAAAGGAGTGATGCTCCCCTATCGCAGTCTTTGGTCAAACGTGGCTTACTGCTTCGAAATGCTTCCCGTTAAACCAGGAGATCATATCGTTTCCATGTTGCCTATGGGACACGTGTTCGGTATGGTATATGATTTCCTTTACGGATTCTCTGCAGGTGCACACATCTATTTCCTGACGCGTATGCCGTCTCCGAAAATCATTTCCCAATCTTTCTCCGAAATCAAACCCAAAGTGATTTCTTGTGTACCGTTGATTGTGGAAAAGATTATCAAGAAAGATATTCTTCCTAAAGTAGACAGCAAAATCGGCAAGTTATTGCTGAAAGTGCCTATTGTGAACGATAAAATCAAATCGCTGGCACGACAGGCTGCCATGGAAATCTTCGGTGGAAACTTTGACGAGATTATTATCGGAGGTGCTCCTTTCAATGCGGAAGTAGAGGCTTTCCTTAAAAAGATAGGGTTCCCCTACACCATCGCTTACGGTATGACGGAATGTGGTCCGATTATTTGTTCCAGCCGTTGGGAAACACTGAAACTTGCTTCCTGCGGAAAGGCAACCAGCCGAATGGAAGTCCGTATTGACTCACCGGACCCGAAAACACATGCCGGAGAAATCGTATGCAGAGGAATGAATATGATGCTGGGATATTATAAAAATCCGGAAGCTACGGCGCAAATTATTGATGCTAACGGTTGGCTGCATACCGGTGACCTCGGTACGTTGGATGAAGAGGGTTATGTGACAGTCCGCGGACGTAGTAAGAACCTGCTTCTCACCTCTAGCGGACAGAATATCTATCCCGAAGAAATTGAAAGCAAGCTGAACAACATGCCGTATGTTTCGGAGTCACTGATCGTCTTACAGCACGAAAAACTGGTAGCCCTGATCTACCCGGATTTCGACGATGCTTTCGCTCATGGATTGCAGCAGACGGATATTCAGAAAGTAATGGAGCAAAACCGTATCGAATTGAATCAACAGCTTCCTAACTATTCTCAAATAAGCAAGATTAAAATCCATTTTGAAGAATTTGAAAAGACTGCGAAAAAGTCAATCAAGCGCTTTATGTATCAGGAAGCAAAGGGATAATTATCCCGGATAACACAATGAGTATCCTTGCAATAATTCTCATAGTATTAGGCACGGATTATATAAACTGATAATGAGAACATGCTTAATAATAAAAACGGTGAACAGCCTCAACACTGTCCACCGTTTTTTCTAACCTCTAACTAACTTTATTTATACTACCTATTTTTCTATCTTCCTACCTAAAAACGAATCCTATTTCCATTATTAACAGTCTAACTTTATAATCAATCGATCTTTTTAAAGTGCCATAAATGAAATAGCCTGTCCGCCTCCGGCAGCCATTCGTATGTTCAACGTATTTTCAGAAGTAACCGTTTGTTCCGTTATCCGGTAATCCGTAGGATTTGATTTCCAATCCGCATTCTCTCCATCCGCATAGATGACAGCTTTATACTGTTTGCCCGGTTCCAGGAAATCCAGTTTTATTTCCAGTGTACGGGGTTTCTCGTTCGTTGCCGCTCCCAAGAAATAGTTGCCTTTTGCTTTACGCACGATGGCTACAAATTCCCCCGGTTCTCCTGCCAATGCTTTCGATTCGTCACAATCCGGATCGAAATCGCGGAAGAACTGGAAAGCCGGATGGCCTTCATAATTTTCAATCATATCAGATGCCATCTGCAAGGGAGAATACAAAATCACCCAGTTAGCAAGCTGTTTCGCCAATGTTGTATTCACACGGCTGTTTCCTTTATCCTGATCGTTCCATTTCTGGCGACGGGGAGAATCTTTGGTGTTCAGAAACAAAATATCAAACGTACCCGGTGTATAATCCAGCGGACCGGACAGCATACGGGTGAACGGCAACATGACATGATGAGACGGAGGATTTCCTTCGCTCCATGCATTCCATTCCATCCCTCTCACTCCTTCACGTGTCATCATATTAGGCCATGTACGACGGATACCGGTATCTTTAATAGGTTCGTGCGCATCCAGCGTCATTTTGTGACGGGCAGCTGTTTCCACCACTTTCTGATAGTGGTTGACCCCATATTGGCTGTGATGAAGATAACCATTCGGGAAAGCTCCCGCATATCCTGTCTTAAGGACATGGATACCGTGGTCTGTGTACCATTGCATAGCATGATCCATCTGGCGCTCATAGTTGGGAATATTCCCTCCGGTCTCGTGATGGCCGATAACTTCAACTCCTTTTTCCTTTGCATAACGAACCACTTCATCAATGTCAAAGTCAGCATACGGTTTCGTAAAGTCAAAGTTTTGCATACCACCCCAGCTTTCCCAGCCTTCATTCCAACCTTCAAACAAAACGCCTTCAATCTGATTGGCAGCGGCAAAATCAATGTATTTCTTGGCATTGACAGTAGTGGCTCCATGACGTTCATCCATCTTCCAGGTTTCTACGCCGAGATGCATCCCCCACCATACACCTACATATTTCATCGGACGAATCCAATCGGTCGTTTCTATTTTACTTGGTTCATTCAGATTTAAAATCATAGCCGAATTAATCAGACTAACGGCATCCGGAACAATCTGAATAGTACGCCAGGAAGTAGTGAAATGATTACCTTTACGCACTTTCACACCATCAGGCCATGGAGCAAGTTCAGCTTTCAACGTATAGTTTCCTGCCTGCTTCAAAGTCATTTCCGAGAAATCGTACAATGCCGCTTCATGAATACTTCCGTAGACACCATCGGCAGTTTTAAAAGTGAAAGGAGTATTGGCTGTCTCCACCTCGGAAATGGGACGTTGCGCATAAAGCAATTCATAAGTTTCGGCACTGGCAGGAATGGACCATGATGTACCGTCTTGGCGAAAACGGAAAGTTGTCAGTTCATCCGTAATCAATAGGGAATCCGCTGCGGGCACATTATATTCATAACGGAACCCTACCCCATCATCAAACACACGGAAACGGAGAGTTAACTCCACCTGATCTTTATTGACCAAATTTACCGCCATCTCATTATAATGATTTCTATTGGTTTTATTTTCACCCCATGGTTGCGTCCATGTTTCATCTTTACTGTCGAAAGTCGTGTTTTTTATCTGAAATCCTCCGCCCAGGTCGATACCGTTTTTCTCCGTAAATCCCAATGTCGAATTTTCAATCAACAATGAGTCACCTACTAAAACGTTATACAGCGGTTTGCCGTTGTCGTCTACTGTTAAAGCCATTTTGATATGACCGTCCGGCGATTTCACTTCTGTTTTCGGACTGCTACACCCGTAACATCCCAGCACACACAGAAAAGCTCCAATGACATAATTTATTTTCATAGCATATCTATTGTTTGTATATAGTACAACTCAAAAAGAAGAAACACTTAAATGTAGGGCGGATTTCTTTCTCCGGATGCCAGGAAAAAAGTATCTTTGCACATAAACAATCTGAATTATGGCAAAGATACTATTGGTTGAAGATGAAATTAATATCGCCTCTTTCATCGAACGGGGATTAAAAGAATTCGGGCATTCGGTAACCGTCTGCCATGACGGGAATACGGGTTGGAAAATCCTTCAGGACGAACCTTTCGACCTTTTAATACTGGACATTATCATGCCTAAAATAAATGGTTTGGAGCTTTGCCGACTTTATCGCCAAATGTTCGGGTATCAAATCCCGGTAATCATGCTGACAGCTTTAGGAACAACCGAAGACATCGTCAAAGGACTGGATGCGGGAGCAGATGATTATCTCGTCAAACCTTTTAGTTTCCAGGAACTGGAAGCACGCATCAAAGCCCTGTTGAGACGCAACAAAGAAGTCCCTTCCAATCTATTGACTTGCGATAACCTGATATTGGACTGCAATACCCGAAAAGCCAAAAGGGGTGACATAGACATCGACCTTACTGTTAAAGAATACCGCCTGCTCGAATATTTCATGACTCATCAAGGGGTTGCCCTCTCACGTATCACTCTGCTCAAAGATGTATGGGACAAGAATTTTGATACCAATACCAATATCGTAGATGTTTACGTAAACTATCTCCGGGTAAAGATTGATCGTGACTTTGATAAAAAGCTGATCCATACAGTCGTAGGATTAGGATATATCATGAATACTTAAACTCACCAACACTAATCCCGGCTATGAAAATAGGTTCTAAAATAGCTCTCTTCTATACATTAATCAGTGTACTGACCACTGTCATCATCATTGCTGTATTTTATATTTTCAGTACGCAGTACATCAATAAACTTTATGCTTCTTACCTGCGTGAAAAAGCCTACCTGACCGCACAGAAGCATTGGGAAAAAGATGAAGTAGACGAACAGAGCTACCAGATTATCCAGCGCAAATATGACGAACTCCTGCCCGAAGCCCATGAGATTCTTTTAAATATGGACAGTCTCTCCGAAGTGCATGATACGCTGAATAAATACCTCACACAACACCAGCAGGCTCTTCTGCTGGCAGGACAGGACAGCATCCCTTTCTCCTTCAAATATAAGGATCAACTGGGAGCCGCCCTTTATTATCCGGATAATGAAGGAAACTTTATCGTACTCGTCATGTCCCGGAATGCCTACGGAACAGAAATCAAGGAACACCTATTGTTGCTTTCCATATTTCTCATCTTAGCCAGTTCCGTCCTGATCTTTTTTATCGGAAAAATATATTCCGGCCGTATTCTGGTTCCCCTGCAACACATACTAAAGGAATTGAAAAGAATACGTGCCAACAGTCTGAACCGCCGATTAAAGACCACTGGTAATAATGACGAACTGGAGGACATGATAAAGACATTAAATAGCATGCTCGACCGTCTGGACAGTGCATTCAAGGCAGAAAAATCCTTTGTCAGTCACGCTTCACATGAGTTGAACAATCCGATTACTGCCATTCAGGGAGAATGTGAAATCAGTCTGCTGAAAGAAAGAAGCACGGGAGAATACATTGAATCCCTCCAACGAATTTCTTCGGAAAGCAAACGGTTATCCAGCCTGATCCGGCATCTTCTTTTTCTTTCACGACAAGAAGAAGAACTCCTGAAAAACAATATTGAAGAGATTATTTTGGCCGATATATTAAAAGAGTTGACAGCTTCTGATGAGAGAATCCATCTTCATTTGGAAGAGACAGACCCGCAGATGACTGTAAAAGCCAATCCATATCTGTTGAAGATAGCATTAAAAAATATAATAGATAACGCCTGCAAATATTCTGATAAAGAAGTAAATGTGACTCTCTACCGGGAGCAACAACAAGTCATTCTTGATATAGAAGACCGGGGAATCGGTATTCCACAAGAAGAAATAGAACACATATTCCAGTCTTTCTATCGGGGCAGTAATACCCGGGACTATGCCGGACAAGGCATCGGACTTAGCCTGACCCTGAAAATCATTTCTGCTTATCATGCAAAGCTGGATATATCTTCAGAAATAGAAAAAGGAACAAAAGTACGGGTGATTTTTTAATCACCCTTCTTTTATCCCTTTCTCTCTCTACCTACTGAAAACTACAAATTTAATCTATGAACGTTTTTTCCACAGAATAGAAATGAACTAAATACGTCTTTGCAATAACTTTCCGTTTTTATCATATAACATTCGTTCATATACCACTTCCACAATAAGAGGAAAGACAAACAAGGCAAAGAAAGTCGCTCCTATCAATCCGCCGATAATGACAATCGCCAACGGACGTTGTGATTCCGAACCAATTCCATGACTCATGGCAGCGGGCATCAAACCGATAGCTGCCATTGCCGCTGTCATAATCACAGGGCGGATACGCGAGCGCACTCCTTCCTTAGTGGCTTTCTCCAAGGGCGAGCCGAGTTTTAGATTCGCCTTTATATCGGAAATCATAATCACCCCGTTCTGAATACAAATACCAAACAAGGCAATAAAACCGATACCGGCAGAAATGGAGAAGTTGAACTGCGTTATCAGAAGAGCCACAATACCACCCACGGCAGCGAACGGTACATTCAGCAATACCAGTCCCGCATCCCGCGCATTAGAGAATAGAATAAACAGGATGATAAAAATGATAGCAATACTGATAGGGACAACCTGTGCCAGACGTTTCGTGGCACGTTGCTGGTTCTCAAAATCGCCCGTCCATTTCAGAGAATAGCCTGCCGGCAAATGTACGGAAGCATTCACCTTTTTCTGCGCCTCGGCAACTGCCGTACCCATATCACGACCTCTCACCGAGAATTTCACAGCACAGAAACGAGCGTGATTATCACGGAATATCAATAACGGTCCCGTAATCGTCGTTATATCTGCCAATTCTTTGATAGGTACCATCGTTCCATCCATCGCCGGAACCAATATCTTACCTATCTCCTCTTCATTCTGACGGAATTGTTCGCTGTATCTTACCATGATATTAAACTTCCGCTCATCCTCATACAACAGTGAAGCCGATTTTCCGCCAATAGCCATTTCGATAATTGATTGCATATCTTCCTTAGCAACGCCATAACGCGCCAATTGGCGTTCATTCAACTCTATACGAAGCTCCGGCTGACCGATGTTCCGAATCACACCCAAGTCTTCAATCCCTTGAACCGTACCCAGGATTTTCTCTATCTGAACCGCATATTTCTCCGACTCATACAAATCTTTACCAAACACTTTCACCGCAATAGATCCTTTCACACCGGAAGCTGCTTCCTCCACATTATCGGTAATCGGTTGTGAGAAATTGAAGTCAATACCGGGATAAATGGATAAATCATCCTGCATCTTATCAATCAGTTCCAGTTTTGTCAACTTACTCTCCCATTCCTTTTCGGGATAAATATCAACGTGGAACTCGATATTATAGAATCCGGTAGCATCTGTACCGTCATTCGGTCGTCCGGTTTGCGACAGCACTTGCCGCACTTCCGGAAACGTTAATAGTTTCTTTCTCATTTTATTGGCAAGAGTCACCGATTCATCCAACGAAATGCTCTGTGGCAAGGTAGCACGAATATAGATAGATCCCTCATTCAACTGCGGAAGGAACTCCGTACCCAGGAAAGAGAAAAGCCATAATCCGACACCTGCTATTACGGTTGCCATTCCGATAGTCAGCTTCCTGTGCGCATAGAATAAATCAAAAAGAGCCGAACACTTCACATTGATAAAATGGACAAAACGGTTATTTTTCTCACGAACATTCTTTTTCAGTAACATGGAAGACATCACCGGAACCAATGTCAATGTAAAGATCAAAGCTCCCAACAGTGCAAAGCCCAACGTGTATGCCAAAGGAGAGAACATCTTTCCTTCTACCTTCTGGAAAGAGAAGATAGGAATCAATGCAGTGATGATAATCAATTTGGAGAAGAAAACCGCTTTTGCCTTGTCTTTTGCCGTGTGACGGATCAAGCCCATTTTAGACATCACATTAAAAGCCGGCATCCCCACTTCCCTCGCTTTCTTGTCCAAAGCCACAAACACTCCTTCCACCATCACCACGGCCCCATCAATAATAATACCGAAGTCTATGGCTCCCATAGAAAGCAGATTGGCGGACATTCCCATCACCCGTAAACAGATAAATGCGAACAAAAGGGCTAATGGGATAACGACAGCAACAATCACGGTAGTCCGCCAATCTGCCATAAAGATCAATACAATAAACGTAACCAATAATATTCCTTCAATCAGGTTATGCGTCACAGTCTTTACCGCCAGATTCACCAAGTCCTCCCGGTCATAGAATGCCACTATCTTCACATCTTTCGGAAGCACATTCTGATTCAAGTCTTCTATTTTATCTTTCAGGTTGGCAATCACCTCACCCGGATTCTCTCCTTTCCGCATGACTACAATCCCCTGTACAACATCATTTTCATCCATTCGGCCCACTTGTCCCAAACGAGGCAGACAGGATTCGTGTACATCGGCAAGATTCTTCACCAGAATCGGAGTGCCATTGATGTTTTTCACTACGATATTTCTCAATTCATCCAGATCGTTAATCAAACCGATTCCACGAACCACATAAGCTTGCGAACTTTTAGTGATAACATCTCCTCCTACATTGATATTACTTTTAGCTATCGCATCATACAGTTCCAAAGAGGTAATGCCATAATTAATCAACTGGTGAGGATTCACACTTACCTCAAACGTCTTCACCTCCCCGCCGAAGCTCACAATATCCGCTACGCCGGATACCGAACGGAGATTACGTTCGATCACCCAATCCTGAATCGTTTTCAGTTCCCGCACACTGCGCTTGTCACTACGAAGCGTATAACGGAATATTTCCCCCGTTGGTCCATACAGAGGTTGTACTTCCGGAGTTACCCCGTCCGGAAGGTCGGCATCATTCAATAAATTATATACCTGTTGACGTGCGGTGAAATCATCGACACGATCTTCAAACATTACATTGATGACAGAAAGCCCGAAAAGAGTGGTGGAACGAATATCCGTTTTCTTCTGAACGGGATTCATCGCAATCTCAACAGGAATGGTGATAAACTTCTCTACCTCTTCGGCACTACGTCCCGGCCATTGCGTGATAATCGTCACTTTCGTATTCGTCACATCCGGGAAAGCATCTATCGGAGTATGTTTAAAGGAAACAGCTCCGGCTATAACGGCAATCGCTGTACAGAAGAAAATAAAGAATTTATTTTTCAGCGAGAAAGCCACTATATTATCTATGAA includes:
- a CDS encoding potassium/proton antiporter; the protein is MIFTAENTLLIGSILLFVSIVVGKTGYRFGVPTLLLFLVVGMLFGSDGLGLQFHDAKDAQFIGMVALSIILFSGGMDTKFREIKPILGPGIVLSTVGVLLTALFTGLFIWWISGMSWSNIYLPITTSLLLASTMSSTDSASVFAILRSQKMNLKHNLRPMLELESGSNDPMAYMLTIVLIQFIQSSGMGVGAIVGSFVIQFIVGAAAGYVLGKLAIRMLNKLNIDNQALYPILLLAFVFFTFSITDLLKGNGYLAVYIAGIMVGNNKIMHRKDIYTFMDGLTWLSQIIMFLCLGLLVNPHEMLEVAAVALLIGVFMIIIGRPLSVFLCLLPFRKITMKSRIFVSWVGLRGAVPIIFATYPVVAGVEGSNLIFNIVFFITIVSLVVQGTTISFVARILNLSKPLEKTGNDFGVELPEEIDSDLSDMTITKSMLEEADTLKDMNLPKGTLVMIVKRGDEFLIPNGTLKLHEGDKLLLISEKSKEEDTDSE
- a CDS encoding long-chain fatty acid--CoA ligase, producing MEQEHQFIDYIEQSIIKNWDKDALTDYKGITLQYKDVARKIAKFHIVLESAGIQPGDKIAVCGRNSAHWAVTFLATITYGAVIVPILHEFKADNIHNIVNHSEAKLLFVGDQAWENLNEDAMPLLEGIASLADFSALVSRNEKLTYAFEHRNAIYGQQYPKNFRPEHICYRKDRPEELAIINYTSGTTGYSKGVMLPYRSLWSNVAYCFEMLPVKPGDHIVSMLPMGHVFGMVYDFLYGFSAGAHIYFLTRMPSPKIISQSFSEIKPKVISCVPLIVEKIIKKDILPKVDSKIGKLLLKVPIVNDKIKSLARQAAMEIFGGNFDEIIIGGAPFNAEVEAFLKKIGFPYTIAYGMTECGPIICSSRWETLKLASCGKATSRMEVRIDSPDPKTHAGEIVCRGMNMMLGYYKNPEATAQIIDANGWLHTGDLGTLDEEGYVTVRGRSKNLLLTSSGQNIYPEEIESKLNNMPYVSESLIVLQHEKLVALIYPDFDDAFAHGLQQTDIQKVMEQNRIELNQQLPNYSQISKIKIHFEEFEKTAKKSIKRFMYQEAKG
- a CDS encoding glycoside hydrolase family 97 protein, whose amino-acid sequence is MKINYVIGAFLCVLGCYGCSSPKTEVKSPDGHIKMALTVDDNGKPLYNVLVGDSLLIENSTLGFTEKNGIDLGGGFQIKNTTFDSKDETWTQPWGENKTNRNHYNEMAVNLVNKDQVELTLRFRVFDDGVGFRYEYNVPAADSLLITDELTTFRFRQDGTSWSIPASAETYELLYAQRPISEVETANTPFTFKTADGVYGSIHEAALYDFSEMTLKQAGNYTLKAELAPWPDGVKVRKGNHFTTSWRTIQIVPDAVSLINSAMILNLNEPSKIETTDWIRPMKYVGVWWGMHLGVETWKMDERHGATTVNAKKYIDFAAANQIEGVLFEGWNEGWESWGGMQNFDFTKPYADFDIDEVVRYAKEKGVEVIGHHETGGNIPNYERQMDHAMQWYTDHGIHVLKTGYAGAFPNGYLHHSQYGVNHYQKVVETAARHKMTLDAHEPIKDTGIRRTWPNMMTREGVRGMEWNAWSEGNPPSHHVMLPFTRMLSGPLDYTPGTFDILFLNTKDSPRRQKWNDQDKGNSRVNTTLAKQLANWVILYSPLQMASDMIENYEGHPAFQFFRDFDPDCDESKALAGEPGEFVAIVRKAKGNYFLGAATNEKPRTLEIKLDFLEPGKQYKAVIYADGENADWKSNPTDYRITEQTVTSENTLNIRMAAGGGQAISFMAL
- a CDS encoding response regulator transcription factor — its product is MAKILLVEDEINIASFIERGLKEFGHSVTVCHDGNTGWKILQDEPFDLLILDIIMPKINGLELCRLYRQMFGYQIPVIMLTALGTTEDIVKGLDAGADDYLVKPFSFQELEARIKALLRRNKEVPSNLLTCDNLILDCNTRKAKRGDIDIDLTVKEYRLLEYFMTHQGVALSRITLLKDVWDKNFDTNTNIVDVYVNYLRVKIDRDFDKKLIHTVVGLGYIMNT
- a CDS encoding sensor histidine kinase, whose amino-acid sequence is MKIGSKIALFYTLISVLTTVIIIAVFYIFSTQYINKLYASYLREKAYLTAQKHWEKDEVDEQSYQIIQRKYDELLPEAHEILLNMDSLSEVHDTLNKYLTQHQQALLLAGQDSIPFSFKYKDQLGAALYYPDNEGNFIVLVMSRNAYGTEIKEHLLLLSIFLILASSVLIFFIGKIYSGRILVPLQHILKELKRIRANSLNRRLKTTGNNDELEDMIKTLNSMLDRLDSAFKAEKSFVSHASHELNNPITAIQGECEISLLKERSTGEYIESLQRISSESKRLSSLIRHLLFLSRQEEELLKNNIEEIILADILKELTASDERIHLHLEETDPQMTVKANPYLLKIALKNIIDNACKYSDKEVNVTLYREQQQVILDIEDRGIGIPQEEIEHIFQSFYRGSNTRDYAGQGIGLSLTLKIISAYHAKLDISSEIEKGTKVRVIF
- a CDS encoding efflux RND transporter permease subunit; its protein translation is MHKFIDNIVAFSLKNKFFIFFCTAIAVIAGAVSFKHTPIDAFPDVTNTKVTIITQWPGRSAEEVEKFITIPVEIAMNPVQKKTDIRSTTLFGLSVINVMFEDRVDDFTARQQVYNLLNDADLPDGVTPEVQPLYGPTGEIFRYTLRSDKRSVRELKTIQDWVIERNLRSVSGVADIVSFGGEVKTFEVSVNPHQLINYGITSLELYDAIAKSNINVGGDVITKSSQAYVVRGIGLINDLDELRNIVVKNINGTPILVKNLADVHESCLPRLGQVGRMDENDVVQGIVVMRKGENPGEVIANLKDKIEDLNQNVLPKDVKIVAFYDREDLVNLAVKTVTHNLIEGILLVTFIVLIFMADWRTTVIVAVVIPLALLFAFICLRVMGMSANLLSMGAIDFGIIIDGAVVMVEGVFVALDKKAREVGMPAFNVMSKMGLIRHTAKDKAKAVFFSKLIIITALIPIFSFQKVEGKMFSPLAYTLGFALLGALIFTLTLVPVMSSMLLKKNVREKNNRFVHFINVKCSALFDLFYAHRKLTIGMATVIAGVGLWLFSFLGTEFLPQLNEGSIYIRATLPQSISLDESVTLANKMRKKLLTFPEVRQVLSQTGRPNDGTDATGFYNIEFHVDIYPEKEWESKLTKLELIDKMQDDLSIYPGIDFNFSQPITDNVEEAASGVKGSIAVKVFGKDLYESEKYAVQIEKILGTVQGIEDLGVIRNIGQPELRIELNERQLARYGVAKEDMQSIIEMAIGGKSASLLYEDERKFNIMVRYSEQFRQNEEEIGKILVPAMDGTMVPIKELADITTITGPLLIFRDNHARFCAVKFSVRGRDMGTAVAEAQKKVNASVHLPAGYSLKWTGDFENQQRATKRLAQVVPISIAIIFIILFILFSNARDAGLVLLNVPFAAVGGIVALLITQFNFSISAGIGFIALFGICIQNGVIMISDIKANLKLGSPLEKATKEGVRSRIRPVIMTAAMAAIGLMPAAMSHGIGSESQRPLAIVIIGGLIGATFFALFVFPLIVEVVYERMLYDKNGKLLQRRI